The window TATCCAGCACCACTGCTTCATCCTGGAGTGCATTTTTGTCCAAAAGATTTTCACCAGGCAACATCCTGGGCTGTTCAGTTTGTACTTTAGGCTCACAAATGTCATCTAGAAGTGATGGCAAAGCTGGCAAAGCAGTGAGGTTAACACCTTCTTTGTTGTCCTTGTCTCCACTTGGCATTGGGAAATGGCATtggttttcaaaatgtattaGCTGTTCTTTAGATAAACCCGGTTCTGCATTACCTGGACTAATTAAATTGCTTTCCTCTGCAGCAGTAGTACTGTCAAACTCAGTTTTTGGAACATCTTCTGAAGCGGCAATAATCATTATAGACAGTTCATTGTCAGAAGCAGGAGTAAGATTCAATGTTTCTGGGCTCCAAGAATGAGCCGGTTGTAGCTCAGGTGTTTCTAGGCTCATCTGATTGCCACTATTTATAACACAAACACATTCACTTTCCTCCACCTTCATCTTACTACTGCTTGAGCTATTTACCTTGCTGTGTAACTTCATCTGAGATTTGTCACTTAAACATTCCTTGATAGAGATCATTTCTGGAAAGGTATCCGATAAACAATATTCATGAATGCTTGTCACTGGTTTTTCTTCCTGAACTATCTTCTCTTGAGTAGCTCTGTTGAAAATCCCAGACCCTAAAGGCAACGTGAATCCTTCTGTTTTATGGTTACTATCTCGTTCTTCATTTTCATTGCTTCCATCAACAGCTTCCAATACCTGCATAAAGTCTGGTATTTCTTTAACCACGGGGCTATCCCTGCCACCTGCATTGTTTTCAGCCGAAGGGTGGGGTAACTCTGCAGTCAGAGCACTTCGAACTGTTTTCTCAAATATTTTGCTAATATGCTCCCTGAAATCAAAAAAGCCCATACCGAAGGCCCTGGAAGTGGGAAAATTACACTCCTTTTCAGAGGTCTCTGCATGCTGCTTAGGAATATCTGTTTCCATCTTGGGGATGCTAACATTATCTACAAAAACAAATTTGCTTTTTTCTGCATTCCCTGTGTTTTTTACGATCTCACTGTGCTTGTCATCTGTACAGGTAATATTTGTTGCAATACCCTCATTACAGCCTGCTTGCTTACCAAGAGATGAAAGGCTCAGAAGTCTCTCTTCTAAGCTTGAAAAGCTGACGTGAGATTCTCCCGAGCTGTCACACTGCTGGGCTTTGATGTTTTCATCACTGTTTGCTCCTTTTGTTTTAATTGCAGCGATCTCAGTCTGCAGCTTCTTTAAATTAAATGGTGACAAACTTCCTTCAAACTGCCCCATCTCAACAGAATCTTGCACAGTCTCTTCTGAATGGAACCCTTGGTTAGGAAGCACATATTCTTTCCCAGATTCTGAGACTGCCTTTGAAGGAATATTGTCTGAATCCAGTACTTCAGGGTTCATttgatctgctgtgcttttctCTGTTGAAGTATCCTCTAAACATAaaggtgaagcagcagcagcggcagaaaCCTGCAGATCAGAACTGGTATCTACAACATGTTGGCATGCTGTAACTTCCAGCTCATCTCTCTGTAATTCACACACAATGCCATCATTCATGCAGTTTGTAGGTTGCTGGCTCACTCCGGTGTGCTGATCACATGGAAGTGCCAGTGTAGAAAGATCTGTTAGTTGTGCTTGAGAGCCATCAGGTGGAAACTCAGTCTTTTGAATACTATCTGTTCTATACAAAGTATTGTTAGAAGTGGATTCAGATAACACAGGAGGATATTCCTGAGCAGTTATGAAAGTAACATCCCTTTCAAAACTCGTTTTTCCATGTTCATCATCTTTCATGATTATTTCATCGACTAAACTCATACCCTCTTTTATTTCTATATCTGAAGTTTTTTCTGCCAGTTCTGTTGTCCTACTTGGCAGGTCAAGGTCATTTCTGCTGCTCTTAGAATCATCTTCTGCACACGTTATTTTGAAATCCATCAGCAAAGTTTGTGGCACAACACTGGCAGGGACTGTTTTCTCTGTCCCTGGAATGCATTCTGCAGCACTGATATTGCTTCTATTGGGGCTGTCTGCCACTCCACATAAACCACCTGTTTGCCTGTTTAGGGTACATTCTTTAGCAAATACATCATGAAAACCTGCTTCTTCATGAAGACTGTCTGAAATCAAATAATTAGAATCCTCCTGCTTCAACTTGCTTGACAAGGAACATTTAAGAGGGCTGTTTTCTGCCTTTGCATCTATTAGAGCTTGGAAGTTGCTGTCTTGCACAGCATCTCCCATGGATTCAAGAATACTTGGCAAAAGGGCATTTTTATCTGCAACAGTTGTGGGATTGTTTGGTTTTGTCTCTTGCCCACAAAATACTGTTTGGGGTTTGGGTAGAATGTTTCCAATTACTTCCACTTCGCTTCCACATTGCTCCTGATGGTCACTGGGTTTGCTTAACTCCAGTGAATGTTCCCTTTGGGGACATGTTCCATTAGGCTCTTCTTCATCAGAACCTGTAGCTGTTTTAAGATGGTCAGTTTCAAGGGTTTTGAGTTCTGTGTTTGAACTTTGCTGTTGATTATTGCAGAGATTGCTGCTCTCTTTTTGTTCCACTGGCAAAGATGATATCAAAAGATCTGCCTTTTTTTGTACATCCACATCCTTGCTTGGAAGTGTTTCTAAAGATGCTTCACCATCATCGCTCATTGGTGGATAATTATGCTGCCTAATGCAGCTATCATGTAAGTCTCCAAAAATAAACTTCAGTTGCTGAGAACCAGTATCCTCTGAGCTTAGTGGTGGGCTATCAGAATAATCCTCTTTCATGCTTTGGTCATTTTTTTCAGTCACTTGTTCCTGCTGTAGGGAGTCCAGTGTGCTTTGGGGTTTCTGTGCCAAAGTTGTATCATCTGCCTggcttttcatttctgttttgtatTCCTTGTGACCAGTTTCATTACTTTCTTTCATAGCCTCAACATTGCTTGGTTCAGCAGCAGTCACAGGTACAGAGACAGCATCGTCGTCCGATATTAGACTATGCTTTTTGCTTTCAGATGAAGATGTGTCTGCCTGGATGTTTGTTTTTTCTAATGAATCACATTCAGCAATCCCTGCCTGTTCTTTTGAGTCCTGATGCTCAAATTCTGCTTTATGAGCTGGTGTTTTTCCTTCAAATGCTGCATTCCCTTTAGATGTTATTTCATGCATAGCTTTGCCTTCCAACTCCCATTCAGTTCTTTTTGCAAATGTGTGTTCCCAGGATTCATCTCGTTTATTTTGCATAACAGCATTGTTCTCAGAGTACAGCAGCAGTGAACCATGCACATCTACTAAACTAACTTCCTCTGTCATGTTACAAGCTGGAGAGCTGAGTGCTATGTCTTCTGCATTGGGGTTCAAAAGCTCACAGCTCTTTGGGCATTCTTCCTCTGGTAAATGGACTGCTTCGACAAACAGAAGGCTTTTATCCTCTCTCTCATGTGTGGCTGTTTTCTCACTCTCTGATTGCTGTTCAGGTGATTTCTCTTCAGATGCATTAGGATTATATTCTGAACCACAGCCTCTTTTCAAACTGTTGCCACTGGCATCAGTTTTGACACTGTTTACTAGAGAGCTCCAGTAATCATGCCAGTTAGCATCAGGGCTGTCCTGCCTTTCGTTAATATCAAAGGTCAATAATGTTGTCTGAGAAAGGTTTGTCCCTTCAGGTGTAACAGGACTTGTTATAACTACTTTCTCCTGACTTCTACCCTCTCCCAAAGAAATGTCATCATTTTCCTCAGGTACTGTATTTTCTTTTTTGATAAAGTCAGGAAGCCTACTCTCGCTGGTGAAGtctcttccatttccccccagtgaCAATCTTTTATCTACTGCAGAATCTTCCTTCATAAAGTTCACAATATTTTCTGGGTCAGATGGAGTGATGGTTTCTCCAGTCACACGCTCAACTGTTGTGCTTCCATCACTGTCAGCTTGCTCCATTTTGTGCTCAGATGTAGTACTAGCTTTTTGCAGTTCCTTTTCCTTAGGTGACAGGGGCTTGCTGGGAGGCTTGGAGTTTACCAGTAAACCTGCATTGTCATTTTCTCTTTCACAGACAAGCGGAGTTTCTGTTTTCTTACTAGTGGCTTGATGTGTGCACTGATTTTCAGATAGAGAATCCTTGATATTTTCTTTTATCACTGTTTGCAGGGGCATATCTGAATGGCTAAGGGACAAATTGGACACAGTGGCACAGGCCCCAAACTGCTCCCCACTTTTCTCAGGGAAAGCTTGTTTTGGTACATCACCTTTGCCTGTGGTTGAATTTCCACTACATTCATAGATGGTGGCTCTGAACTCAGCAAAACTCTGACCATCAACAACTGCTCCATATTTTTCAATGTCTGAACCTCCTGTTGTGGAATAATTTGGGATTAAGGTTTCCTTTTTCATTAGCAGGCTGCCTACACCATCTGTGATCTGTCCACCTAGTTTTATTGCAGCCTGCTCCTCGTGACCCACTTCCAAAACTCCTGCCTCCTGGCTGGTCTCCTGAGTGGTATCATAATCTCCCTCTTCTGTACTCTCGGGTAATGGGATGACATTTGCTTCCCTCTTGTCACTCAGCTGTTCACTCTGCTGTAATGGCTCTAATTCACTTGAAATGCCTTGTGCAATTCTAGCTCCTGGCAACCAAGTAGCATCTGAAGAAGAACTAAGTTCCAAGCCGAAATTACCTGACTCTCTCTTATCCTTTCTTGCAAAAGTGGCAGCATTCTGGTTAGCATCTAAGTCATTGTCCAGAGATACAGCAAGAGCAGTTTTTGTGTGTTTGTCATTCACAGAGGTTGGATATGGCACCAGGGCAGGTAAACCATCATAGCTACTTGTAAGACTCACTACAGTGTATTCCTTAGTGCATTCCACCAAGGGCACTGATACAGGCTGGCTTCCATTGTTTGTTTCTTCAACCCATCCCAGGAAGTCAGGCACAGCTTGTTCTTCTTGTTCATGCAAGATGTGACTCAACGCTGTTACCTCTGGAGGCACTGCAAGTCTGTTTGCGCTGGGTAATTCTTCAGTAGCAAAGCTACAGAGGGCTTCATTACTAAGGCTGCCAACAATGGAaacatgtattcatttaaaaTTGGCATAAAGAAcagaagacacacacaaaaagatcatGCCACAGAAATTTCAAAGCCATGCAGCACATGCAGTGAAAAGCTGGCTGtctcctttcatgaggcaagagaGTCATAAAGTCTGCAATACTTCAGAGAGCATCATTACATGGAAATATACTCCCTCAGTGTTTTCTGCTGTCTATCACAATAGGTATGTGGATTAACTTTCTACAGATCATTTTTCTTCACGACTTTTTCTCTTCATTCCATAACAGAGAAAGACATACAATGAAACCTGAGATTAGTACAGAACATGGAAAACTCATGACTGAATTTTTGATGAGAGACAGCAGTATGGAGTGATGTTATTGTTCTTGGGTCAAAAAGGTTCAAGTTACTCAAGTTACACTCTTTTTGATGCACATTTCTGTCTCTTCCTGAATTACGCAATTGAGTCTGCAATCTTATACTTAATTACTTGAGAGTAACCCCATTGAATATAATGGGACCTATTGCTTAGTAAATATGTATAGAATTATGGTGCACAAGACCCAAATAAACCCAGGTGGCCATTCTGGCACCCAAGATTAAACATTAGGCACATAAGAGGAGCTCCTGtttggtctagatcaggggtgcacaactcaaatgccccagtgggccagtccaaccatgacttggcttgcacgggccgaggtcaattttcagtgtattatgacattaaaattattaaaaacattaatggAAGCAACTGTTAGTTACAGTACTTACGGATCTTCCCCTTTGTCAAAGGACCCACAGTTTTAACCAAAGAGAGCACCCATAAAATAGGCCCTATCCCTGCTcggtcagtggggcacctggagcgcatgccagccccaaataaatatcaagtcatctcctcctcttcctcaatcACAGTTGATTTTAAGCTCCAATTCTAGGCATGCAGTCTTGGAGCTCTTCATGGATCTTGCTGTTAATAGTTCCTGTTAATGGATACTCCTACCTTGGAGCCAGCAAAAAGGttcctgtgggccagatctggccccggggccttatgttgtgcaggcctggtctagatagaTCAACAAAATCTTTCTCATAGTGGCCAAacaggtgcctctgggaaaccctaaTGGTCAGGGGACTTTTTAGCACATGTGGACTTTGCTTTTAGGACCAAAGCAAACCTATATAGTAATACTGATGTTTGATTGCACTTGGATAGGCATGAACCACTCTTTCTTCTCTTAGAGAAGCTTATTTGCCAGTCCGGATATAGAGTTATGAAATATTCATCCagtctgaattgggctttttaaaaacaagtctgcacactttaaaaaattaGTGTTGAATGTGTTATTATACCCAAACTTTAGAAATACACCAAATAAGACCTATATGCAGAACGAAGATTGTCATCATATTGATGATATCAGTGCATATTCATTTGTAAGCTTTCTTCTTCTCTAAGGAACTGACAAGTACCCTGGAGTAAGGGAAGACAATTGAATTCACTCTCTGCTAGCTTCCTATCAGCCATCCTATCAGTTGCTCTACTTTCACAAACTGCACATTACATTTAAAGAATGATCAGCCCAGGCTGAATTTATTTTAGTCAATAGCAGCTGCAAAGATGGTCCCTGTGGCTTGGTACTGTGCCAGAGGGAGGCAGGGTTAACTTTCTCAAATCCCCTCACCATGATCCTGACCCAAAGGAGAACCCAGTTATTTtatttcgggggcgggggggaagcccTCATTGGTGTCAATGGCAGGTTTCTGCCACAGGGAAAATAGCAGGTGGACTGGGAAACCTTGAAGACTAGGGCCATGAGGGggttaattctctctctctctctctctctctcactcacacacacacacatttgcagcCTCAATTTGCGGAAGACAAACTTACTGTTATTAGCTAAAAAAAACTAAGCATGTCAGGGTAATAATGCTTTACAGTATATGTCTTGTTTAGTGTGTCCCCAAGAGAATGGCCAGACAAGAGGGAgcatcttctccttctccagctgCCCCAAAGTAGCCTGTTGGTTACATCACTAGTTTATATGGAATGCCTGCCTAACCACGCTGGTCAACTGGAATTTGCTCCCCGTGACCACACAGAAAAAGTATCGTAAACTAGGAAAGAGCTGAATCTATCATTTCTTCCACAGCCTTTATATGCCACACATTAAATAAGGGCATGTGTGAACCAAAGGCCCGGTAAAAAATATGCTTTTGGCAAGTAACTTTTTAAGGACCTAGTTTCAAGTATTACCCTTGTGATTCttagctgaccccccccccaagcccccgCAAAAGCACAACTGTTTACAAGCCCAGTACTGGGGAATGCAGAATGAAGAATCCAGACAGGCACATTGTAGAGATGAGGCAGGAGGCAAATCCTCACTTTAAATGTTTTGGTAGAAAGGAAAGACAGTTTTgccaaagagagagaaatatgtgTTGAGAGGAGTTCAATCACATGAGAGGGTAAACTCTTCAAATGCTtataggggagggggaagggatgtGCACCCATGGGTAGACATATAGTAAATGACAAAGACACAAGGCCTAAGAGGCTCATGTTATTAGCTTCCAGTGTTTCTGAGGACCCATTCGAATGACAACTGAAACAGTGGGTTGGCTTACCTGAGGTTAACCTCAGAAGCCAAAAATTATACCACAGACGATCTGGCAGCTGCAATTCCATTGCTTCCACCTGcaattcctcctccctcttccaatGAGTGCATCACTTGCCCAGCAACCACTGGCTCTAATATGAGAGGGGACATGCTTGTCAGAGGAGCTTCTCCCCAGGTTACTGCATTCGAACAACACAATGGGGTCAGCAGAGTTGCAATTCCAGCAACGTACCaaacttcaaactgagggttcagtctgtggtttgaaggtggcaacGGAACCATGGTTGTGGCATTTTCCCACATTCAGACGATGAGAAACGCCAATCTCAGGTAAGTGTAACTGAGGGTTGGCATGTATTCTGAACTGGGCCTAAGTTCTGATGCTAATAATCGAGGctcacttccaagtaaacatggttTAGGCTAGAATCCAAGACTTTAAAAACAGGATGGGCCACAGCATTTCTGCTCCTAATTGCATGTCTCTACCTTGTGTAAGGTCCAACAGGTTCAAGCACACTAGGAGTAgccacttccccacccccccacccccgaatatGGATTTACAAGTTCATGACCTGTCTGGTCCCATGCTGATAATTTGATAGAGCTAGATTAGCAGACTCACTTACCAAAGCAGATTTTCAGGGAAGGGTGCTAAGCGGTTTAAACCTTATGCATTGATTATAGCACACTTAATACTTCTGTCCCTCTTCATATTGTATTTGAATTCAGTCTTGCTTGCTCATCTAACTCAGGCAAATTAAACTGCAGGATTTCAGAAGATTGCAAAAATGTAGTCCGAGGATGCTAGTGAAAGCTATTCTGGCCACAAACATATTGGGTTACTCAACAGTGTGAAGAGCTACATGTGGTCACTTCACCTTTGTTAGTTGATCTAGTGCCCCTCCCGACACCCCGCACTAAGATGGACTGGAATAAATTAAAGCTTATCTTTAGCATGTGTAATTACTTAGCTCCTCTTGAAAAACAGAGCAGGAAAAAACCATGTTCTGTTTAAGTTGCTTAATCTCACAGTCTATTCTGGCTTTGATCCATAAAACTGCAAACCAGTGAGGTCCTATTATCAACTATGCCACAAAGAGCATCAGGCATAAGCTGTTCCTACAGCTGAGACTGGGAAGGTCCCCACTAATGGATCATGgcaagtatatttatttattatatagcACTAAAGCCTTCTACAGCATGCATGGCTGATAtctaaaatattatttataattTAATGTATTCTAATATAGCTAAAATATGGCTTCTTTCCATGAAAAGACACAAAGACAAATAACTGGTATGCAGGAGAAAACTACTAGTTGATTTCTGGAAACACTGAAAAAATTCAACTTTAAAAGTCTAGAGTCTTACtatcatcaatttgcctggattAACCTGTTATTATGGGGACTTCCGAAGCTAATAACTCAGGAAATACTGGATTGTTTTTTTCCACAACAGAGGATTCTACTTCAGCATATACcggaagttttaaaaacatttaaatggcCAATTTAAAAATTACAAGATATGTGATCCGATGACAACAAAAGCATAGCATATAGTTTTCTAGAGCTAAAGGgtcagtttttaaactgttgcatcTCAGCTGTGTCTCTTCTTATGTAGCTGATGTCTGCAAACAGTCAGGCAGATCTGACAGATGGTTTCAGTTTTATGATCAATAGAATGTTTTGTTTGTAATGGTTAAAATAACTCATCTTAACTGTATTGTAATCTATGATTAAGAAATGAAAAGGGAATAAAGATCCCTTTATATGTGACAGTAAGCAACTGTATGGTAGTTGTAAACAACTAATCTCTATCATTGATACAGTTTAGATGTGATGTGGGAGCACATGTTTTTGCTTACACAAAAGCCATCCCTATATCTACACCCATGTGGGCCAACTGCTCATGGATCTCAGAGCTGCAGCTTCCAAACTCAGATAGCTCACTGATTATGGGTGTTAACACAAATCTGTTGTCTTTAAGGACTATGGATGTCCATGCCCAGATCCAGAAGACCTGTCAGAATTTCATGGAAGAAAGAATGTCAGGCATTGCCTCTTTACCCAAGATAATGCTGTTATGATGGGAAAAGCCACATCTGGTGGAATTTTTTCTTCAATGTAACTTTTAAAGTACATGCACATGTTCACAAAAGTGTATATAATGAACATATCATAGGTGTTCAGTGAGATGATGTACCCACTCGTGCCCCATCCACCAATGCCCACACATAGTGGCATTTAATTGTGATGTAACACAGGTCTTTCTGTGTGATAAGCCCATACATACAATCCATACTGCTCAACACTGGAGACTACAAATTGTGCTTTTTAAGCATCAGAATGGGTCACATTCATAAAATGTCAGGTGTGCACTGAGGCTGGGAACTCTGTTTGAATGGCTCATTTACTTTTGCGTCCATGTACACCAGCCTTTAAAAATACACAAACCCTTTCAGGGTTCAAGGCTGGCAAGGTCACAAACCATGTtccaatgtaatgtctgaatttaATGTTTTCCCACTTGGGTTTAGTGGATTAACTATCTCAACAAGCTGAAAAGTCTTCATATTTGCTGAACAATGCCTTTCACCCTTATGGAATCAATATTAAAGAAGAGATCAAATAGAACAACCACAGTTAGCAGACAGCCTCTTCCACCCACTCTGTTGTTATGAAGTTGCTGGGTTAATGCAAGCACTCAGGCCTTGGTGCCCTAGACAAAAGTGGCCTCTGctatatcaagcagcagagtCATGCAAAAAATTAGACCAGTGGGAAAGCCACCTGGCAAACATGGAGATACCCCCAGTGAATCATGTGCATGAGTATGAGTTCCTGACAAACCAAATGCAAAAAGCATGTGAGTGGAGTAACCTTTTGTCTACTCAGACACCTCAAAATGCAATCAAAGACAGGGCCCCAAAGCAGTTATGCAGTCTAGTCACAACAGAGCTCTTTTGTCCTGCACTACCACTGAACAGCCACAGATGCACCCACACCCATCTCAGGCCCAGACTCCTTTGTCCTTTTCAGACTTTAACATCTACCTGACTTCGTAATTTTGCAGGGGATGCAACCTAACAATAGATGCCATTTCCCCAATTCTTTTGTGTGTGTCATCCAGGCAGCAGCATTGCCCAGTGATACTGctgtgggcaggggcgtatctagggtagggcaggcagggcacgtgctccgggcgccacttgaagggggtgccattttgtaaaattaaaaaaaaaaatttaaatgactgccgaaaacaaaatggctgccatgcatgctcaaatggcctctgtgacgccctaggtcatgccaggcattgcagaggccatttgagcatgcacggtggccattttgttttcagtggcca of the Hemicordylus capensis ecotype Gifberg chromosome 3, rHemCap1.1.pri, whole genome shotgun sequence genome contains:
- the TACC2 gene encoding transforming acidic coiled-coil-containing protein 2 isoform X7, with the translated sequence MGNENSGPENQDIPPAPSVPDSAPLPGNEREVKKKRQRKKSTDRLGRQDNLDTLPLDSAASLPLPDNGSSLTAGDTAGGGWPVVSDWKEWDPYQALIPNNLLFAGLDVSEDSGSQAPVISSLSNEALCSFATEELPSANRLAVPPEVTALSHILHEQEEQAVPDFLGWVEETNNGSQPVSVPLVECTKEYTVVSLTSSYDGLPALVPYPTSVNDKHTKTALAVSLDNDLDANQNAATFARKDKRESGNFGLELSSSSDATWLPGARIAQGISSELEPLQQSEQLSDKREANVIPLPESTEEGDYDTTQETSQEAGVLEVGHEEQAAIKLGGQITDGVGSLLMKKETLIPNYSTTGGSDIEKYGAVVDGQSFAEFRATIYECSGNSTTGKGDVPKQAFPEKSGEQFGACATVSNLSLSHSDMPLQTVIKENIKDSLSENQCTHQATSKKTETPLVCERENDNAGLLVNSKPPSKPLSPKEKELQKASTTSEHKMEQADSDGSTTVERVTGETITPSDPENIVNFMKEDSAVDKRLSLGGNGRDFTSESRLPDFIKKENTVPEENDDISLGEGRSQEKVVITSPVTPEGTNLSQTTLLTFDINERQDSPDANWHDYWSSLVNSVKTDASGNSLKRGCGSEYNPNASEEKSPEQQSESEKTATHEREDKSLLFVEAVHLPEEECPKSCELLNPNAEDIALSSPACNMTEEVSLVDVHGSLLLYSENNAVMQNKRDESWEHTFAKRTEWELEGKAMHEITSKGNAAFEGKTPAHKAEFEHQDSKEQAGIAECDSLEKTNIQADTSSSESKKHSLISDDDAVSVPVTAAEPSNVEAMKESNETGHKEYKTEMKSQADDTTLAQKPQSTLDSLQQEQVTEKNDQSMKEDYSDSPPLSSEDTGSQQLKFIFGDLHDSCIRQHNYPPMSDDGEASLETLPSKDVDVQKKADLLISSLPVEQKESSNLCNNQQQSSNTELKTLETDHLKTATGSDEEEPNGTCPQREHSLELSKPSDHQEQCGSEVEVIGNILPKPQTVFCGQETKPNNPTTVADKNALLPSILESMGDAVQDSNFQALIDAKAENSPLKCSLSSKLKQEDSNYLISDSLHEEAGFHDVFAKECTLNRQTGGLCGVADSPNRSNISAAECIPGTEKTVPASVVPQTLLMDFKITCAEDDSKSSRNDLDLPSRTTELAEKTSDIEIKEGMSLVDEIIMKDDEHGKTSFERDVTFITAQEYPPVLSESTSNNTLYRTDSIQKTEFPPDGSQAQLTDLSTLALPCDQHTGVSQQPTNCMNDGIVCELQRDELEVTACQHVVDTSSDLQVSAAAAASPLCLEDTSTEKSTADQMNPEVLDSDNIPSKAVSESGKEYVLPNQGFHSEETVQDSVEMGQFEGSLSPFNLKKLQTEIAAIKTKGANSDENIKAQQCDSSGESHVSFSSLEERLLSLSSLGKQAGCNEGIATNITCTDDKHSEIVKNTGNAEKSKFVFVDNVSIPKMETDIPKQHAETSEKECNFPTSRAFGMGFFDFREHISKIFEKTVRSALTAELPHPSAENNAGGRDSPVVKEIPDFMQVLEAVDGSNENEERDSNHKTEGFTLPLGSGIFNRATQEKIVQEEKPVTSIHEYCLSDTFPEMISIKECLSDKSQMKLHSKVNSSSSSKMKVEESECVCVINSGNQMSLETPELQPAHSWSPETLNLTPASDNELSIMIIAASEDVPKTEFDSTTAAEESNLISPGNAEPGLSKEQLIHFENQCHFPMPSGDKDNKEGVNLTALPALPSLLDDICEPKVQTEQPRMLPGENLLDKNALQDEAVVLDTLGSTKCLQMSVEAQVQKQGQGTAIHGLIDYLKNEVSPDDYSPGDCKPEPSRVSKGCVEEANDTMLSTEETEAHISVDTPKTGITRTLFTDDGDSSRQSIECDQGTDAKKHSEAVQGMEQDVCLMSTDTEVSSAAQCREEKLAHEKFLQDEQGKESATLFNDPKQILSSELQNMSTEGLSEESNFPEFCNSLLVVPEKDAIFVAAKDISDEARDDIRVESSSAHDDIIKLVPDVDSSKELLTTAHSDEHVSTLDSAELTATSVSQPASYQETNNTTTSVPDQRSLIPEPTIDVEKPVQESGRLTEETKRSSDSEEAFETPESTTPVKAAPPLPQLPPEVAVFDIEEQEIRPPLPSEDTGFCSDSVSITDVSHSESIEESPFHPPPHSFSTVFDEDKPIASSGTYNLDFDNIETVDALQAVDPSSLDTRSRDSKAHVRRKSTDSVPISRSTLSRSLSLQAGDFDGASFLGNTETTGSATDTFSTGSSSASSTLKRTKKPRPASLKKKQLAKKSLDVPPVQEPEPTDSKQDSADSSGEKVSEDRGEPTESECTEASQTASEKEEPSAVSAATYPFEPNNFEEISDFSAGESKVQNSPPASKKVLSLTTAPEAVEVTPSDTGGQEDPPVKGLAVRLEFDYSEEKGSGEEQQESSPLPKKVGKKPGAKMPLRRPKTKKTVEKLDNAPTTPTKAPADPNEIPVPKGSYTFDIDKWDDPNFNPFSSTSKIQESPKLPQQTATTYTIDPDICEDSIDPFKPSSKVASSPTKSPASFEIPANASEINGTEGDILNKPVKKKKTPLKTDTFRVKKSPKRSPLSDAPSQESTPLPTAETPSVVSTVVHATDEEKLASSVGNQKWTCMTVDLDSDKQDYPQPSDLSTFVNETKFSSPTEELEYGNSYEIEYMEKIGSSIPQDNDAQTKQSLYLMFDAQQESPVKSPPVRLSDSTTPYSGSSLEETEAQLSSEMKLQHPALRSLTANQETSIQLPDKPKPKELEPMNLKTSSNSIDIRDLAASAEVSISKSALYSRISSSDGENTSGLLYQQQDLDSALRIAREEIVAKEREVSEWKEKYEESRREVMEMRKIVSEYEKTIAQMIEDEQREKSMSHHTVQQLIIEKEQALADLNSVEKSLADLFRRYEKMKEVLEGFRKNEEVLKKCAQEYLSRVKKEEQRYQALKIHAEEKLDRANAEIAQVRGKAQQEQAAYQASLRKEQLKVDALERTLEQKNKEIEELTKICDELIAKMGKS